GGCGCGTGTGGCGGGCACCTGCCCCGGGTCGCGCGTGACGTTGGTGGCGGCCAGGACGCTGATCGCGATGCGCTCGTCGCGGCCGGCGGCCTCGGCTGCCGCGTCGAGTTTGCGCCGCGCGGCCCGCACGTACTCGACCGGTGCGAGAGCGCTGACGAGCAGGCCGTCCGCCAGACGTCCGGTCAGTTCGAGTCCCTTGTCGCCGAGCACTCCGGTGAACAGCGGCACGGGTTCGGGGACCGGGTGGGTGATCCTGACTCCGCGGAAGGTGGCGAACCGTCCCTCGGCGTCGACCGTGTCCCCGTTGAGCAGCGCCCGCACACCGGTCAGCGTTTCGCGCAGCGCGCTCATCGGAGACTGCTGGGTCAGTCCCATCTGCGCGGTCCAGCCGGGGACGCCGTGCCCGATTCCGGGGAGCAGCCTGCCCGGGTAAGCACGGGCGAGGGTGCCGATCTCCATCGCGAGCAGCGCGGGGTGGCGCACGACCGAGGACACGACGCCGATGCCGACCGGAATGTGCGACGTGGCCCCGAGAGCGAGCGCGGCACCGGCCACGCCACCGAGGAAGAAGTAGTCCTCCGGGAGCCACAACTCGCCGAAGCCGGCGGACTCCACGGCCGCCGCGTGCTTGCCGATCTGTTCCGGCGGGGTCGTGCTGCCGAGCAGCACTCCCAGCCGGCTGCGAACGGGATGGGTCATCAACGGCTCCTGTCGTACGGACCGGATCACAACGTCCCGGCCGACGTTACGAACCGGATCGGTGCCCGCGCTTCGGGCACGGTGACGAACCGGGAAGAGGAGAATTGTGCGCGGTGCACGACGCGCACGGGCTCGCGCTGGGTTCTGTTCCTGAGCGGCGGAGCCGCTTGCTGTGGGCCGTGCGCTGGCTCCGCCGCGCGAAGCGCGTCCGCCACCCGCACCGCCACGCAAGCCGCTTCACGCCACTTCCTAGTACAGCGTGTGTTTGTAGTGGTCGTCGATGACGGCGTGGAGGCCGCCGCCGACGAGGTCGCCGAGGTTGTCCGTCATCTTCCGGGCGTTCTCGGCGATGGTCATCGTGTAGTAGTCCCCGCCCAGGAGCACGGCTTCGGCCAGTCCCCGCTGGTCGCCTTCCCACAGCTTCGACCGGATGACCGCCTTGCCGCACTGCCCGAACACTTCGCGGATCCGGACGACGGTGGCGAGCACGGCGGGTCTGCCGTCCGCGCCGAGCATCCCGAGCAGCTCCGGGGCGTCGGTGATGAACGCGTCGCCGTTGACACGCAACACTTCCCGGAGACCGGGCACGAAGAAGACCAGACCGACCACCGGGTTCCGGCTGATGTTTTCGAAGCTGTCGGCGAGCTTGTTCCCCGGTCGGTCCGGAATCGCCAGCGTCCACCGGTCCAGGATGCGCACCGAGCCCGGCGGATCCCCCTTCGGGCTGGTGTCGAGCTGTCCGTCGGCACCGACCGTGGACATGCAGAAGAACGGGCTGTGGGCGATGAAACGTGCGGCGAACTCGCCCAGTGCCGGTTCCTTCTTCTCGGCGATGAACGGTTCCGGGAACCCGACGACCTCCCGGACCCGCTCCATGGTGATGGGCCGGTAGTCGTCGGCGGCCGTTCGCGAATCCGCGGTCATTGCGTCACTCCTGTTCTACAGGTCGAGGGTGAGGTTCGGGGTGTGGGCGCGGGACACGCAGATGAACATCCGGTCGCCCGCGGCGCGGTCGGCCTCGCCGAGGATTTCGTCGCGGTGCTCGGGCACGCCGTCGAGCACCCTGGTCTCGCAGGACCCGCAGATCCCGGAACGGCAGGACGACGCGGTGGCCACCCCGGCCTCGTCGAGCGCGGTGATGATGCTCCGGCCCGGCGGCACCGTGACCGTTTTGCCGGAGGCCGCGCACACCACGTCGAACGGGGTGTCCTCCGTGGTCGACGCACGGGCCCGCGACTTGAAGCGTTCGAAGTGGACGGTGCCGTCGGGCCAGTGGGCCGCTGCCTCCCGCAGGCCGGCGATCAGCGGTTCGGGGCCGCACGCGTAGACCTCCCGTCCCGGACGCACCTCTTCGAGCGCCTCGGCCAGCGGGATGCGGCCCACCTTGTCGGCGGGGTAGAAGCGGACGCGCCCGCCGTGGTTCCGCAGCTCGTCGCGGAAGGGCATGGACGCGTCGGTGTGCCCGCCGTAGAGCAGCGTCCAGTCCACGCCCCAGGCGTCGGCCTGGCGGACCATCGGCAGGATCGGCGTGATGCCGATCCCGCCCGCGATGAACAGGTAGGACCCGGCGCGGCGGAAGCCGAAGTTGTTGCGCGGCCCCTTGATGCGCAGCCGCTGACCGGGGCGCAGGAACGCGTGCACGTACTCCGATCCACCACGGCTCCTGTGCTCCCGCCGGATGCCGATCCGGTAGCACGACCGGTCCGCGAGCGGGCCGCACAGCGAGTACTGCCGTTCGATCCCGGTGGGCAGCACGAGATCGACGTGCGCACCCGGATCCCACGGTGGAAGCGGATCACCGGCGCGGGACCGGAGTTCCAGCGACACCACGCCGTCCGCCTCCCACCGCAGCTGCCGGACGATCACCTCCTGCTCGACGACGGCCATCCGACTCTCCTCGTTAACAATGTTACTGATCCGGAACCGGGAGTGTAGTGATAACGTTGTTAACGTGTCAACGAAGCCGAAGACCAGCGACCGGGGCACCATCGCGGCCCTGCGCGGCGGAAATCTGGTGCGGGCAGCGCTCGACCAGGTCAACGACGGGGGCCTGGAGTCGCTGACGATGCGACGGCTGGCCGAGCGTCTCGGCACGCACCTGCCGACGATCTACCGGCTCTACGCCGACAAGGACGCCCTCCTGGACGACATGGCCGAGTCGATCCTGGCGAGCGCGCTGGCGTCGCGGGATCCGGACGCTACCGAGTGGTCCGCCCGTGCCCGGCGGCTGGCCACCGGGTTGCGCTCGGCGTTGCTCGCGCAACGCGACGGTGCACGCATCGTCGGCGGGAACTACGCCGCGAAGCGGAACAATCTGTCCTTCGTGGACACGCTGGTCGGCTGCATGCGGGATGCCCGCCTTCCCGGGGAAACGGCGCTGTGGTCGGCGAGCACGGTCTTCTGCTTCGTGCTGGGCGAAGCCCTCGAGCAACAGGGGGCGGGCGGCGACGAGGTCGGCGTCCTGCTGGACGCCGTCTCGATGGGCGGATTCCACCACCTGTCCGCCAGCCCGGTCCAGCACCTGTTCGACTTCGACGCGAGGTTCGACTTCGGGCTGGAGCTGATCCTGGGCGGAGTGCGGCGCTACACCGCCTGAACCGCGCTATGCCCGTGGCGGGGCCGGGTGGGTGCGCAGGGTCCCCTCGGCCAGGGTGAGGACGGTCAGGACGAGGCTGACGCCGATCATGATCCAGGCGATGACGTGGATGCCGTGGTCGCTGACCTGCTGGTGGAAGACCACGCCGGTGATGGCGGAGGAGGCGATCGAGCCGGCGTAGCCGAAGGTTCGCAGCAGACCGGAGGCGGTGCCGAGCTGTTCGGGCGGGGCGTGGGCGTAGAGCGCGGTCTGGTAGCCGGCGACGGCGAAGCCCGTGGAGGCGCCGAAGAAGAAGGTGAGGATGGCGACCAGCCCGATCCACGCACTGGAGCCGAGCAGCAGCACACCGGCGGAGCCGGCCAGCGCGGTCACGGCGGCGGCGATGACCGGGCCGCGCACCGAGTTGCGGCGCGAGACCAGCGCGATGACCACCCCGGAGACCAGGGTCATGGGCAGCAACAGCAGACCGGAGGCGGACTCGCCGTAGCCGCGCACCGCTTCGATCCACTGGGTGAGGCCGTAGAGCACGACGTACTGGCACAGCATGACCAGCCCGAACAGCACATAGGTGTTGGTCAGCGCCGGGCGCGCGGCCAGCAGGCGGACGTCGAGGAAGGGACTGGATGCCCGTAGCTCCCAGAGCACGTCGAGGACCCACAACACGACCGAGATCGCCAGGATCCACCAGTGGGCCGTGGGAAGTTCGAACAGGAACACCAGCAGGGCCAGCATCGCGGCGGCGAAACCGGCGATGCCGGTCAGGTCCAGTCGCGTGGCAACATCACGCACTCCCCTGCCGCGCAGTGGTCCGTCGGCCTGGATCCAGGCCAGCGCCGCGACGAGCGTGACGAGCGCGACCGGGAGGTTGACGAGGAAGACCGCCCGCCACCCGAAAGCGCCGACCAGCAGACCCCCCAGCGGCAGGCCCAGCGACGCGGTCGCGACGCCGGTGATCTGGAGCCCGCCGAGCACGAGACCCGGCGGCTGGTCCATGCCCGCCTCGCGAGCGCGCTTCCGGATCAGCAGCATCGCGGTCGGGTAGGCGCACGAGGTGCCCAGCCCGATCAGGACGCGGCTGATCAGCAGGGTGAGCAGATCCCGCGCGACCCCGCCGACCAGCCCGCCCGCGGCCACGGCCACGACGCCGGTGACCAGGACGCGGCGCGGGCCGAACACCTCCGCCGCCTTGCCCGCCGTGGGCTGCGCCACCGCGCTGGCCAGGTAGAGCGCCGTCACCAGGGTGGCCGTCTGTCCGATCGGCACACGATGCCGTGCGCGATCGGCACCAGCGCGGTCGCGATCAGCGAGCTGTTGACGGGGTTGAGGACCGAGGCGAGATACAGCGGCGTGGTGAACCGCCACGAGAACGGGCGCTGCCGGATCTTTCCCGGCGGAGTCACCGGAAGTTCGCGGCGAGCAGGGCGACGACGTCGTCGGTGCTGCCGGTCTCGGCGCGCTGCGGGAAGTGGTGGGTCACCGAGAACTCGTGCCGGACGGCGACGCGGTCGGCCATCGCGTCGGTCGGGGTGGTCACGTGGAAGCCGAGCTCGAACGCCTGCTGCACGGTGGCGGCGACACCGTCGCTGGTCGCGACACCGGTGACGACCACCTGGGTGACGCCCCGGCCGCGAAGGTAGTCCTCCAGACCGGTGCCGGTGAACGCGCCCGGGGTGCGCTTGGTGATCAGCTTGTCGGCCGCGCCCAGCTCGGGGACGACCGGCAACGCCTGCTCCGGCAACTCCCAGGGTTCCCCGCCGGGATTCTGGTCGCTGCGCGCGCCCGGCGCGGCGGCGACGTTGACCAGGACGACGGGCAGTCCCCGGCCGCGGAAGGCGCCGGCCAGCCGGGCGGCACGGGCGACCACGTCGGCGGCGGTGTGCGGCACCAGGTCCATGCCGACACTGCCGGCCTGCAGATCGATGACGATCAGGGCCGTCCTGGAATCAAGGGTGGTGATGGGCATCGAAGCTCCTCACGGGAAAAGTCGATCGAGTAGCGCGTGCGCCGCGGCGAGGGTCTGCCGCTCGGCGGGCGAGAGCGTCTCCAGCTGCTTCGCGAGCCAGTCGGTACGCACGCTGCGGCCCTCGGCGATGAGGTCCCTGGCCGCATCCGTGACGGCGACGACTTTCCGACGGCCGTCGCCGGGGTCCGGGGAGACCGTCACCAGCCCCCGCTCGCGCAGCACGCCGACCGTCGCGCCCATGGACTGGGGCCGGACGTGCTGCCGCCCGGCCAGCTCGGTGATCGTCATCGGGCCGTCCCGGAAGACATATCCCAGTGCTTCGGTCTGACTGGCGGTCAATCCCCTGCGGCCACCCTGCTCGCGCAGCGCCCGCTGGGCTCGGCCGAGTACCTCGCGTAGCGATTGAGCCAGGTCCGCGGCGTCGGTCACGTTCTCCAGCCTAGCTGGTACGAAGGCAACCTACAAAGGTTTCCTTCTTAGTTGCCGGTGGGGGGCCCACTTCGTCCCAGGATGAACGAGGCCCTGTTCGGCGCCCCGTCCACTGCCCGGCGCTGGTTGAGTACGGGGCACAGGCACAACGCCGAAGCGAAGGAGAGAAGACGGAATGACTACTTGGCTGATCACCGGCGCTTCCCGCGGCCTGGGCGCGGAGATCGCCCGTGCGGCACTGGCCGGAGGCGACACCGTGGCGGTCGCGGTCCGCGATCCCGGCCGCCTCCCGGAGGACCTCAGGACCGGCGCGCGCGTGTTCCCCGTCGCGCTGGACGTCACCGACACGGCCGCGATCGCCCCGGCGGTGAAGTCCGTCGTGGAGCGGTTCGGCGGGATCGACGTGCTGGTCAACAACGCCGGACGCGGGCTGCTG
This is a stretch of genomic DNA from Amycolatopsis endophytica. It encodes these proteins:
- a CDS encoding LLM class flavin-dependent oxidoreductase encodes the protein MTHPVRSRLGVLLGSTTPPEQIGKHAAAVESAGFGELWLPEDYFFLGGVAGAALALGATSHIPVGIGVVSSVVRHPALLAMEIGTLARAYPGRLLPGIGHGVPGWTAQMGLTQQSPMSALRETLTGVRALLNGDTVDAEGRFATFRGVRITHPVPEPVPLFTGVLGDKGLELTGRLADGLLVSALAPVEYVRAARRKLDAAAEAAGRDERIAISVLAATNVTRDPGQVPATRAALRDVLAFYLAATGPSPLFGAVGANERLADMLSRGGAETVAAEMPEEWLDVFGIVGGQDTARARIQEYLDAGADNVAIATVVADGAEETLATVGELTGEFTR
- a CDS encoding MSMEG_1061 family FMN-dependent PPOX-type flavoprotein encodes the protein MTADSRTAADDYRPITMERVREVVGFPEPFIAEKKEPALGEFAARFIAHSPFFCMSTVGADGQLDTSPKGDPPGSVRILDRWTLAIPDRPGNKLADSFENISRNPVVGLVFFVPGLREVLRVNGDAFITDAPELLGMLGADGRPAVLATVVRIREVFGQCGKAVIRSKLWEGDQRGLAEAVLLGGDYYTMTIAENARKMTDNLGDLVGGGLHAVIDDHYKHTLY
- a CDS encoding PDR/VanB family oxidoreductase produces the protein MAVVEQEVIVRQLRWEADGVVSLELRSRAGDPLPPWDPGAHVDLVLPTGIERQYSLCGPLADRSCYRIGIRREHRSRGGSEYVHAFLRPGQRLRIKGPRNNFGFRRAGSYLFIAGGIGITPILPMVRQADAWGVDWTLLYGGHTDASMPFRDELRNHGGRVRFYPADKVGRIPLAEALEEVRPGREVYACGPEPLIAGLREAAAHWPDGTVHFERFKSRARASTTEDTPFDVVCAASGKTVTVPPGRSIITALDEAGVATASSCRSGICGSCETRVLDGVPEHRDEILGEADRAAGDRMFICVSRAHTPNLTLDL
- a CDS encoding TetR/AcrR family transcriptional regulator C-terminal domain-containing protein, producing the protein MSTKPKTSDRGTIAALRGGNLVRAALDQVNDGGLESLTMRRLAERLGTHLPTIYRLYADKDALLDDMAESILASALASRDPDATEWSARARRLATGLRSALLAQRDGARIVGGNYAAKRNNLSFVDTLVGCMRDARLPGETALWSASTVFCFVLGEALEQQGAGGDEVGVLLDAVSMGGFHHLSASPVQHLFDFDARFDFGLELILGGVRRYTA
- a CDS encoding MFS transporter; protein product: MPIGQTATLVTALYLASAVAQPTAGKAAEVFGPRRVLVTGVVAVAAGGLVGGVARDLLTLLISRVLIGLGTSCAYPTAMLLIRKRAREAGMDQPPGLVLGGLQITGVATASLGLPLGGLLVGAFGWRAVFLVNLPVALVTLVAALAWIQADGPLRGRGVRDVATRLDLTGIAGFAAAMLALLVFLFELPTAHWWILAISVVLWVLDVLWELRASSPFLDVRLLAARPALTNTYVLFGLVMLCQYVVLYGLTQWIEAVRGYGESASGLLLLPMTLVSGVVIALVSRRNSVRGPVIAAAVTALAGSAGVLLLGSSAWIGLVAILTFFFGASTGFAVAGYQTALYAHAPPEQLGTASGLLRTFGYAGSIASSAITGVVFHQQVSDHGIHVIAWIMIGVSLVLTVLTLAEGTLRTHPAPPRA
- a CDS encoding isochorismatase family protein, which produces MPITTLDSRTALIVIDLQAGSVGMDLVPHTAADVVARAARLAGAFRGRGLPVVLVNVAAAPGARSDQNPGGEPWELPEQALPVVPELGAADKLITKRTPGAFTGTGLEDYLRGRGVTQVVVTGVATSDGVAATVQQAFELGFHVTTPTDAMADRVAVRHEFSVTHHFPQRAETGSTDDVVALLAANFR
- a CDS encoding MarR family winged helix-turn-helix transcriptional regulator — encoded protein: MTDAADLAQSLREVLGRAQRALREQGGRRGLTASQTEALGYVFRDGPMTITELAGRQHVRPQSMGATVGVLRERGLVTVSPDPGDGRRKVVAVTDAARDLIAEGRSVRTDWLAKQLETLSPAERQTLAAAHALLDRLFP